The window TTCCTGAACAAACGCCAGTCGTCATGTGATCATTCAGTGTGGTCTTTCGGGCATGGATTTGTTCATCGCTAAACAAGGAATGCAACAATGAGTGGGCTAGCGATGGGTTTGGTTCTGCAGGCGGCACTTCTGGTCGGCGGGGCTGACAGCTACGAAGTCGCCATGAAGAAGGCTCAGGAAAACGGCCAGCCGCTGGTGGTGCTCGTCGGCGCCGATTGGTGCCCTGGCTGCGTGACGATGAAGAACAGCACGATGCCGGCCATGGCGAAGGCTGGTCAGCTGAAGAACGCTCAGTACGTCACTGTTAATTACGATCAAAACCCCGCTCTCGCCCGCCAGCTGATGCGCGGCAACTCGATTCCTCAGCTGATCGTCTTCAGCAAGAATGAGAAGGGCTGGCACCGCGAACAGATCACCGGCGCGACCAGCTCCGGTGCTGTGGCTGGTCTCATCAAGAAGGCCGCGGAAGTGGCCGTCGCCGAACCGGCTGCGAAGGCCGAAACCAAGGTTGCCGCCGATGCCTCGCTCGATAAGAGCTCGGGCAACTAACCGCCCGGGAACAGCTGCTCGTGTCGCTGGTCGCAAAGTGCGATCAGCGCTCAGCCAAAGCCGTGACGATCTCACTTGAGCGTCGATAAATATTCCACCACGTCGCGAATCTCACGCAGCGTCAGCACCTTATCCATCGGCGGCATGGCCGAAGTCGGCTGTGAGCGCTCCTCAACATCGGCCGCCTTGAGCTTCAGCGTGGATCCTTGCGGCGTCAGAAGTTCGATCACGCCATCCTTCTCAAATTTGATCTGCCCAGCGACACTCGTGCCGTCATTCATCTGAAGGGTCACGCTGCCATAGCCCGGCGCGATCTGCAAATTCGGCAAGATCAGCGAAGCGAGCAAGTGTGGCCGTTCGGCTGTGGCTGACAGACGCGTGAGATTCGGCCCGGCATCGCCGCCCGTTTCGCCGACGCGATGACAGCGGCTGCACTGGGCCTGACGATGGCCGGTGAATACCAGTCGGCCACGTTCGGCGTCGCCACCCGCCAGCGCGATGCGGAATGGTGAGAGGGCATCCCCTTCGGCCAGCCTCTTTTCGAATGGTTCGAGCAATTGCTTGAACTCTGCCGAGTCGCGCGAGCGGGCCGCTTCGAGCACGTCGAGTTGCAGTTCGGCCGGCACGGTGCCACGTGCGAGTCGGCCGGTCCATTGCAGCAGCAGATCATCGGCGGCGGCATTCTTCACCTGCGCGAGCGAAGCCAGCGCTTGCTGCTTGTCGCCCAGCGTCGGAGAGTTGCTTAAGACTTGCGTGATCGCCTCGGTCGCTTGCTCAGGGTAATGTGCCGCGAGCAGACGAATGGCAGCCGTTCGCAGCAGCGGGTTTTTATCTCCGAAAGCGGCGGTCAGCAGTTCGCGGGTCTGCGCGTTCTTGCGGGCCGCGAGGAGTTCGAGGGCGGCGATACGCAGCGGCGGTTCGCGCGAATCGCGAGCCCAGGCGAGAAACGTTTCGTCGTCGACTTTCACTTCCAGCTTGGCGATGACATTGGTTGCGAGCACCTGCAGCTCGGCATTGCTGCTCGCCAGAATCGTCACCAGCGGCAAGCTTGTCTCTGCTCGGGCCTCGGTCGGATTGCGGGGAGCCAGAGGTCGCCAACTGCCCGTCACGCGATCGCGTTGCGAAGGTGTTGTCCAGTCAGAAAGGGCCAGCAGCGCTTCGCGCCGAACGGCGAGTGAGAATTTTTCATGCGCCGCGATCCTGGCAACGGCTGCGGCGTTGCTGGATCCACCAGCGCGGAAGTGTGCGTGAATGACGCGCCGCAGGAGTGCCTCGGGAATTTCTTCCTTGCTCGACAGCAGTGGTTCGGTGAGCGCCGCCAACGGCCGCAATGCGGCTTCGTTCATTGGCAAGTCATTCACAGCGCGGGCCGCCTCGGTGACAACTTGCAAATCGCTGTCAGCGAGAAACCTCGCAACGTCGACGTCGTTCCATCGTCGCAACACGAGCACGGCTGCCAGACGCACTGCGGCATCTTTGTCTTGCTCGAGCGCGAGGATCGCTTTC is drawn from Anatilimnocola floriformis and contains these coding sequences:
- a CDS encoding thioredoxin family protein — its product is MSGLAMGLVLQAALLVGGADSYEVAMKKAQENGQPLVVLVGADWCPGCVTMKNSTMPAMAKAGQLKNAQYVTVNYDQNPALARQLMRGNSIPQLIVFSKNEKGWHREQITGATSSGAVAGLIKKAAEVAVAEPAAKAETKVAADASLDKSSGN